In a genomic window of Acropora muricata isolate sample 2 chromosome 2, ASM3666990v1, whole genome shotgun sequence:
- the LOC136895996 gene encoding TNF receptor-associated factor 3-like yields the protein MCVKVEDSVQFVETLDERLTCSICKNAFNEPWQTSCGHRFCKKCLDGSFGSEILRCPVDGEQWEREGFFRDKCCEREVLSLPCFCRYKNRGCNWKGELRYLKTHETSCQYSDVKCQACDETMERKQLEEHALNDCINRALKCTYCGEKVPQSKMESHLEICPKFPIGCILNCGQEDIPRNLMNEHVTTHCPKSERPCPFSIHGCEFKGTSESLDTHVKSSIEYHLKLMSDSSHEFNRRHKKMEEKVSRLEHERDALEQQLQNQTEELVVARTNIQTQQTKISMIEKTAFEQKRDMEKLHRHFEVAGNGASGDALSSQMEEIMTIVREHETRVNKLHNELTNLKATRLASNDADPWTKAGLSHQACERRFERNEHQLALHEIQLSEQDVRTQMLEATSHDGVYIWKIDQYSRRFQEAASSKTVSIYSPPFYVGRFGYKVCARVYLNGDGMGRGTHLSVFFVIMRGEYDALLQWPFSQRVHFRLLDQDRVKDACDSFRPDPRSTSFKRPTSDMNIASGCPTFISIGQLRQGGYIRNDTMFIKISVDMIGLQGNAASNH from the exons ATGTGTGTCAAGGTAGAAGATAGTGTGCAATTTGTGGAAACACTAGATGAGCGGCTAACTTGTTCAATCTGCAAAAATGCTTTCAACGAACCCTGGCAGACATCTTGTGGTCATCGTTTTTGCAAAAAATGCCTCGATGGATCCTTTGG GTCGGAAATTCTAAGGTGTCCAGTTGATGGAGAGCAATGGGAGCGCGAGGGTTTTTTCCGAGATAAATGCTGTGAGAGGGAAGTCTTGAGCCTACCATGTTTTTGCCGATACAAGAACAGAGGCTGCAATTGGAAAGGAGAACTCAGATATTTGAAG ACCCACGAGACAAGCTGCCAATACAGTGACGTGAAATGCCAAGCCTGTGATGAAACAATGGAAAGAAAGCAACTTGAGGAACACGCATTGAATGATTGTATCAACAGGGCGCTAAAGTGTACATATTGCGGAGAGAAAGTGCCACAAAGCAAAATGGAG AGTCACTTGGAGATTTGCCCAAAGTTTCCAATTGGTTGCATCCTAAACTGCGGTCAAGAGGATATACCACGTAATTTGATGAACGAGCACGTGACCACCCATTGTCCCAAATCGGAGCGTCCTTGTCCGTTTAGTATTCATGGCTGTGAATTTAAA GGTACGAGTGAGAGCCTAGACACCCACGTCAAAAGCTCCATTGAGTATCATCTAAAACTGATGAGCGACTCAAGCCATGAATTCAACAGAAGGCAcaagaaaatggaagaaaaagtcTCCCGTCTTGAACACGAGAGGGACGCGTTGGAGCAGCAGCTTCAAAATCAGACTGAGGAACTTGTGGTTGCAAGGACTAATATACAAACACAACAGACAAAAATAAGCATGATAGAAAAAACAGCATTCGAACAGAAGAGAGACATGGAGAAACTGCATCGTCATTTCGAAGTTGCCGGGAACGGAGCAAGCGGAGATGCGTTGTCTTCGCAAATGGAAGAAATTATGACTATTGTAAGAGAACACGAGACTCGGGTCAATAAACTGCATAACGAGCTTACGAATCTGAAGGCGACTAGGTTAGCGTCGAACGATGCAGACCCTTGGACGAAGGCGGGCTTGTCTCACCAGGCTTGTGAGCGGCGCTTTGAAAGAAATGAGCATCAGCTGGCATTACACGAGATTCAACTTTCTGAGCAGGATGTGCGCACGCAGATGCTGGAGGCCACGTCACATGATGGGGTTTACATTTGGAAAATTGATCAATACAGTCGACGATTCCAGGAAGCTGCTTCTAGCAAGACAGTCTCAATCTATAGCCCTCCATTTTACGTTGGGCGCTTTGGCTACAAAGTATGTGCCCGTGTTTACCTCAATGGTGATGGGATGGGTAGAGGAACACACCTCTCTGTGTTTTTTGTCATCATGCGTGGTGAATATGATGCTCTATTACAGTGGCCGTTTTCTCAAAGAGTTCATTTTCGGCTTCTTGATCAAGACAGAGTGAAAGACGCTTGCGATTCGTTTCGACCAGATCCCCGAAGCACAAGTTTCAAAAGGCCGACCTCCGACATGAACATAGCATCGGGCTGTCCCACATTTATTTCCATTGGGCAGCTTCGTCAAGGTGGATACATAAGAAACGATACTATGTTTATTAAAATTTCAGTAGATATGATCGGCCTCCAAGGAAATGCAGCAAGTAACCATTGA
- the LOC136896005 gene encoding TNF receptor-associated factor 3-like: protein MANFILEPDERLICPICKAVFKEPWQTSCGHRFCKLCLESLFRETSMRCPVDGYQISQDESFRDKCCEREILDLQCRCQHHDKNCNWMGEFRNYKAHEASCQYGNAQCPACGETMERRKLEEHALNDCSKRAVMCTYCGGTVLHSSMKDHLDFCRKLPETCPLLCGKEAIPRDMLDDHLTMECPQAEVRCPFSIHGCEFKGKKESIDDHLKKNIMVHVEKMNQSTAVNQRKHAEVEEKMTSLEKENNTLEQQLQNQSEELVMAKINIQTQQTKISLIERSMEGQKNDLAKLRRDLDAIECEGGGAIVSSLIEEILTTVREHEERVTNLQSEMARFKEMRLSSSDTETRLRSFSDNHSVCERHFERNEHQLALHEIQLSEQNLQIQKLESTSYNGVYIWKIDQYGRRFQEARSGKTVSLYCAPFYVGRFGYKVCARLYPNGDGMGKGTHVSVFFVIMRGEYDALLPWPFAQKVHFRIIDQDRIRDACDAFRPNTDSSSFKKPRSDMNIASGCPTLLSHADLKQGGYVKNDTMFVRINVDMETLQGDLWTT from the exons ATGGCTAACTTCATTCTGGAACCAGACGAACGACTTATTTGCCCAATTTGCAAAGCAGTTTTCAAGGAGCCCTGGCAGACTTCGTGCGGACACAGATTCTGCAAATTATGTCTGGAATCACTTTTCAG GGAAACAAGTATGCGATGCCCAGTGGATGGATATCAGATTTCGCAAGACGAATCGTTTCGTGACAAGTGCTGTGAAAGGGAAATACTCGATCTACAATGTCGGTGCCAGCACCATGATAAAAACTGTAATTGGATGGGCGAATTTCGAAACTATAAG gCTCATGAAGCCAGCTGTCAATATGGTAACGCGCAATGCCCAGCCTGTGGTGAAACGATGGAACGAAGGAAACTTGAAGAACATGCATTGAATGACTGTAGCAAGAGGGCGGTGATGTGTACATACTGCGGTGGGACAGTGCTTCACAGCAGCATGAAG GATCATTTGGATTTTTGTCGAAAGTTACCCGAAACTTGCCCTTTGCTCTGTGGAAAGGAAGCTATACCACGTGACATGTTGGATGACCACTTGACCATGGAGTGCCCCCAGGCGGAAGTACGGTGCCCATTTTCCATCCATGGCTGCGAATTTAAA GGTAAGAAAGAATCTATTGACGAccacctaaaaaaaaatatcatggtTCACGTTGAAAAGATGAACCAATCAACCGCTGTAAACCAAAGAAAGCATGCGGAGGTTGAAGAAAAGATGACCAGCTTGGAAAAAGAGAACAATACATTGGAACAACAATTACAAAATCAAAGTGAGGAGCTTGTAATGGCAAAAATCAACATCCAAACGCAgcaaacaaagatttctttgaTAGAGAGGTCAATGGAAGGCCAAAAGAACGACTTGGCAAAATTGCGCCGTGATTTAGACGCCATAGAGTGTGAAGGGGGCGGAGCAATTGTCTCTTCTCTGATAGAAGAAATTTTAACCACTGTGAGAGAACATGAAGAAAGAGTAACAAATTTGCAAAGCGAAATGGCTCGTTTCAAGGAGATGAGATTGAGTTCAAGCGACACCGAGACAAGATTACGTTCCTTTTCTGATAATCACAGCGTCTGTGAACGTCACTTTGAAAGAAATGAGCACCAACTGGCATTGCATGAAATTCAACTTTCAGAACAAAATCTACAGATCCAGAAACTGGAGTCAACGTCATACAATGGAGTTTACATTTGGAAGATAGATCAGTACGGTCGGAGGTTTCAAGAAGCGCGTTCTGGGAAAACCGTTTCGCTTTATTGTGCACCGTTCTATGTTGGAAGATTTGGTTACAAAGTATGCGCTCGTCTTTATCCCAATGGCGATGGGATGGGAAAAGGAACGCATGTGTCCGTCTTCTTTGTGATAATGCGTGGTGAATATGACGCCTTGTTACCTTGGCCTTTCGCACAAAAAGTTCATTTTAGAATTATCGACCAGGACAGAATCAGAGACGCCTGTGATGCTTTTCGTCCGAATACTGACAGCTCAAGTTTCAAAAAGCCAAGGAGTGACATGAATATTGCATCAGGATGTCCTACGCTTCTCTCTCATGCAGATCTTAAACAGGGTGGATATGTCAAGAATGACACTATGTTTGTAAGAATAAATGTTGACATGGAGACCCTTCAAGGTGACTTATGGACGACATGA